Below is a genomic region from Sphingomonas phyllosphaerae.
CAGCGAGAACGCGCCGGGCGATTTCTTCGAGCCGCTGCAACAGGTCGGCGCGACCGACTTCAACGGCACGACTTATTTCGACCGCACCAACTATTTCGAGACGGTGCCGACCGCCGCGCTGGAGCGCGCGCTGTTCCTCGAATCGGACCGCATGGGCTATCTGACCGGCGCGATCACGCAGGGCGTGCTCGACGAGCAGCGCGGCGTGGTGCAGAACGAGAAGCGGCAGGGCGACAACCAGCCGTACGGCCTGCTCCGCTACAAGGCGACCGAGGGACTGTTCCCGGCGACGCACCCCTATGGCCATACCACGATCGGTTCGATGGCCGATCTCGATCAGGCGAGCCTTGCCGACGTCAAGAACTGGTTCAAGAGCCATTACGGGCCGAACAATGCGGTGCTGGTGCTGGCCGGCGACGTCGATGTCGCGACCGCCCGGCCGCTGGTCGAGAAGTATTTCGGCGCGATCGCCGCCGGGCCGAAGAGCGTCGCGCCGCCCGCGCCGATCCCGGCGTCGCTGCCCGGGCCGGCCAAGGAAGTCATGAAGGACCGTGTCGCCGCGACGCTCATCATGAAGGAATGGGCGGTGCCCGGCCTCAACGACAAGGATTCGGCGTCGCTGGAGGTCGCCGCGGGCGTGCTCGGCGGGCTGGCCAGCTCGCGGCTGAGCAACGTGCTGGTGAAGGGCGAGAAGCTCGCGGTGCAGACGCAGGCCGAATATGAGTCGTTCGCGCAGGTCGGGACGTTCGGGATCACGACGATCGTGCGCCCCGGCGTCGATCCCGCAACCGTTTCGGCGCGAATCGACCAGCTCGTCGCCGACTTCATCAAGAACGGTCCGACCGCCGACGAGGTCAATCGCTACGTCACCAGCACGGTGTCGGGCCGGATCGACGGACTGGAAGCAGTCGGCGGGTTCGGCGGCAAGGCGGTCGCGCTCGCGGAGGGCGCGCTCTATTCCAACGATCCCGGTTTCTACAAGAAGCAGCTCGCCGAACTGGCGGCGCAGACCCCCGCAAGCGTCAGGGCGGTCGCGGCCAAGTGGCTGACGCGGCCTTCCTACCAGATCGACATCGTCAACGGCGACCGTGACGCTTATGCCGAGTCGAAGGCGGTGCCCCCGGCCAAGGTGGTCGAGGCGCCCGAACAGCCCGCGAAGGGCACGCGCGGCCCAATCCCGGCCGTCGGCGAGGTCGCCGGCCTGTCGTTCCCGAAGGTCGAGCGCTCAAGGCTCTCGAACGGTATCGAGCTGGTCTACGCCAACCGCGCGGTCGTGCCGATCACGCAGGCGGTGCTCAGCTTCGACGCGGGCGTGGCGGCGGATGTCGCCGACAAGCTGGGCACGCAGCAGCTGACGCTGAGCATGATGGACGAGGGCACGAAGGCGCTGAACTCGATCCAGATCGCCGAGGCGCGCGAGCGGCTGGGCGCGTCGATCTCGAGCGGGAGCAGCCCGGATCGCACGACCTTGTCGCTGCGCGTGCCGAGCGCGAACCTCGCGGCGGGTGCGGACCTGTGGGCGGGCATCGCGCGCACCCCGGCCTTTCCCGAAAGCGAGCTGGCTCGCGTCAAGACGCAGCAACTGACCGAGATCGCGCAGGAGCTGACCAGCCCGCAGGGGCTGGTGCAGCGCGTGCTGCCGAAGCTGGTGGCGCCGAATTCGCCTTATGCCAAGGCGCAGGGCTCGGGCGATGCGGCGGCGGTGCAGGGGCTGACCCGCGCCGAGTTGATCGCGTTCCAGCAGGCATGGTTGCGCCCGGACAAGGCGAAGATCTTCGTCGTCTCCGACCGGCCGCTCGCCGAGATCCGGCAGGTCATGGAGGCGCGGTTCGGCGACTGGAAGCCGGTCGGCGCGGCCGGTGCCAAGGTGTTCCCGCCGGCGTCGACCGCAGTGTCGCCGCGGATCGTGCTGGTCGACCGTTCCGCCAGCCCGCAGTCGATGATCGCGGCGGCGGTGCAGACCGGGCTGAAGGGCACCGACGATCTGCTGCCGGTACAGGTCGGCAACGATGCGCTGGGTGGCAGCTTCCTCGGCCGGCTCAACATGGACCTGCGCGAGGACAAGCATTGGTCGTACGGCGTGCGCGGCAATTTCACCCGCAATGCGGAGGCTGCGCCCTATATCATGTACGCGCCGGTGCAGGCCGACCAGACCGGCCCGTCGGTGGCGGCATTGCGCGCCGACGTGACGCAGTTCCTGACGAGCAAGCCGATGACGCAGGAGGAGTTCGCGCGCGCCATCAACGCCGGCACGCGCTCGCTGTCGGGCAATTTCGAGACGTCGGGCGACGTGTTGACCGCGATGCAGGCCAACGACCTGTTCAAGCGTCCCGACGATTATTACGCGACGATCACCCAGAAATATCGCGCGCTGACGCTGCCGCAGGTCAATGCGGCCACCAGGGCGGCGATCGATCCCGCGAAGTTCGTGTGGGTGGTGGTCGGCGAGGCGGCCAAGGTGAAGCCGCAGCTTGACTCGCTGGGGCTGCCGGTCGAGGTCATGCCGGCTGCTGCGGTGGCCGGAACGCGTCCGGCGCCCGCCGCCAAGTAAGGAGTAACACGATGGCCGGAGTGGATGGGACCTACGATTG
It encodes:
- a CDS encoding pitrilysin family protein, whose product is MRRSLWFRSTLHFPGGASTLAYRAFLAAGSALAALTTPVLAQKAPAAAPAPVSQLVKAVDIPYQQFTLKNGLRVIVHTDRKAPIVAVSVWYDVGSKHEPQGKTGFAHLFEHLMFNGSENAPGDFFEPLQQVGATDFNGTTYFDRTNYFETVPTAALERALFLESDRMGYLTGAITQGVLDEQRGVVQNEKRQGDNQPYGLLRYKATEGLFPATHPYGHTTIGSMADLDQASLADVKNWFKSHYGPNNAVLVLAGDVDVATARPLVEKYFGAIAAGPKSVAPPAPIPASLPGPAKEVMKDRVAATLIMKEWAVPGLNDKDSASLEVAAGVLGGLASSRLSNVLVKGEKLAVQTQAEYESFAQVGTFGITTIVRPGVDPATVSARIDQLVADFIKNGPTADEVNRYVTSTVSGRIDGLEAVGGFGGKAVALAEGALYSNDPGFYKKQLAELAAQTPASVRAVAAKWLTRPSYQIDIVNGDRDAYAESKAVPPAKVVEAPEQPAKGTRGPIPAVGEVAGLSFPKVERSRLSNGIELVYANRAVVPITQAVLSFDAGVAADVADKLGTQQLTLSMMDEGTKALNSIQIAEARERLGASISSGSSPDRTTLSLRVPSANLAAGADLWAGIARTPAFPESELARVKTQQLTEIAQELTSPQGLVQRVLPKLVAPNSPYAKAQGSGDAAAVQGLTRAELIAFQQAWLRPDKAKIFVVSDRPLAEIRQVMEARFGDWKPVGAAGAKVFPPASTAVSPRIVLVDRSASPQSMIAAAVQTGLKGTDDLLPVQVGNDALGGSFLGRLNMDLREDKHWSYGVRGNFTRNAEAAPYIMYAPVQADQTGPSVAALRADVTQFLTSKPMTQEEFARAINAGTRSLSGNFETSGDVLTAMQANDLFKRPDDYYATITQKYRALTLPQVNAATRAAIDPAKFVWVVVGEAAKVKPQLDSLGLPVEVMPAAAVAGTRPAPAAK